The following nucleotide sequence is from Eremothecium cymbalariae DBVPG#7215 chromosome 6, complete sequence.
ATTCCATCTGCTTTGTTCGGTCGATGGCTCCTCTTCCTGGTTATACATCATCATTCACCACCATGTGCTCCGTGCCCATTCCTCAGAAAATCATCAATTGGGATATCCTGAATGAAATAGTCTCTATGGATGAGGATGACCCGGGTTTCTCTCAGAGACTATGTTTGCAATATATAGATCAAGCGGAGACTACCTTCGAGCAGATTCAAAGTGAGCTTGATTCTGAGAATTCTAGTCTGGCCAATTTGTCAAGCCTGAGCCACTTTTTGAAGGgatcttctgcttctttggGCCTGCAGAGAATAGCATGGGCATGTGAACGTATACAGAACTACGGGAAAAAAGGTGAAGGAGCTTCCTCAATTGCTCCAGATTCTTACTATATAGATTTGATTTCTGAGGCACTAAACTTGGCCAGAGAGGAATTCAACGCTGCTAGAAAGGAATTGAGTAAGTATTATAAAACAGAAttatgaattttttttaggTTGGATGGAATCAATCAacaagtatatatatgtataattgACTCAACGAATATAAACAACGTCAAATGCCTTCAATATCAAAGTAACTAATGATGATATGCTATATTAACAGTCTTTTTGTTCATCACCCTTCTCTGCTCGTCTCCCTATCGTGCGTTTCCTTTAATTGGACATCTTGAACATGTTCCGAAGCATGTCCAACATCATCATGTTCTAAGTCAGGGTCTATTCGGCTTCCTAAATGTATACCATTTAGGAATAGTAGTTCAGATTTATCTTCACACTGTTCTTGCAACTCTTTGGGGAAATACTCTTGAACCACTTTACCATTCTTATACTCAGGATTGTATTTGTAACCTTTGCTATAACCCAAATCTTTCATGAGTTGGGTTTCTGCATTTCGTAAATGATAAGGAATTTCACTACTTGCTGCTCGGTACTTATTCTGTGCAACCATTTCTTTGACCCTATTCCATCCACGGTATAATTCCACGGATTTGTTAGCTCTTGCAAGTACTACAGCACAATGTGCTAACGAAAGATCTGCCTCTGGCAATCCAATTTTCATCACGGCATCATGTGCAGCTATAGCCAAAGGTAAAAGAGAATTATCAACCAAACCTACATCTTCACTAGCAATCCGAATCATCCTACGAGCAATAAATAATGGGTCCTCCCCTCCTTGTAACATCCGGGCCAAATAATATAGCGCTGCATTTTCATCGGAACCACGGAC
It contains:
- the YPD1 gene encoding Ypd1p (similar to Ashbya gossypii ABL182C); translated protein: MAPLPGYTSSFTTMCSVPIPQKIINWDILNEIVSMDEDDPGFSQRLCLQYIDQAETTFEQIQSELDSENSSLANLSSLSHFLKGSSASLGLQRIAWACERIQNYGKKGEGASSIAPDSYYIDLISEALNLAREEFNAARKELSKYYKTEL